In a genomic window of Nodosilinea sp. E11:
- a CDS encoding DUF3318 domain-containing protein, with the protein MAVVNPNAEIGRLRELMPATARMKTKLMLNERQLDVIKAEFPRPWQQTHAVSINLDRWHQLSVAERDLLFLRTVCWVTLANVLKPNWYQALAGAGLAGGVVELAQGDAVGVLAAAGVAALAGWQIWRGVTGPQIDIAADDKAVQVAQRRGYDQAQAAEALIRAIEAVPPLEGRQVLTVNELIRCQNLRVQTGRSEFSVPESYLR; encoded by the coding sequence ATGGCCGTGGTTAACCCCAACGCAGAAATAGGTCGCCTGCGCGAGCTGATGCCCGCTACAGCCCGGATGAAGACTAAGCTCATGCTCAACGAGCGCCAGCTAGACGTGATCAAGGCTGAGTTTCCGCGCCCGTGGCAACAAACCCACGCCGTGTCAATTAACCTCGATCGCTGGCATCAGCTATCGGTTGCCGAACGCGACCTGCTGTTTTTGCGCACCGTGTGCTGGGTTACCCTGGCCAATGTGCTTAAGCCCAACTGGTATCAGGCGCTGGCTGGGGCCGGGCTGGCCGGAGGTGTGGTGGAACTGGCCCAAGGAGATGCCGTTGGGGTGCTTGCCGCTGCCGGGGTTGCGGCGCTGGCCGGTTGGCAAATTTGGCGCGGAGTGACTGGCCCCCAAATTGATATTGCCGCCGACGATAAGGCGGTGCAGGTAGCCCAGCGGCGGGGCTACGACCAGGCACAGGCAGCCGAGGCCCTGATTCGTGCCATTGAGGCGGTGCCCCCCCTCGAAGGCCGGCAGGTGCTCACGGTAAATGAGTTAATTCGCTGCCAAAACCTGCGGGTGCAAACGGGGCGATCAGAATTTTCGGTCCCCGAGAGCTACCTACGCTAG
- a CDS encoding chlorophyll a/b-binding protein gives MVQDSANSAPPNPEGSGVPPEPTPGFGWTRYAERINGRFAMVGFVALLLLELVTGQTFFSWLGLR, from the coding sequence ATGGTCCAAGATTCTGCCAATTCAGCTCCCCCCAACCCCGAGGGCTCTGGGGTACCGCCAGAGCCTACCCCCGGCTTTGGCTGGACTCGCTACGCCGAGCGCATCAACGGGCGGTTTGCTATGGTCGGCTTTGTGGCGCTGCTGCTGCTAGAGCTAGTCACAGGCCAGACGTTTTTTAGCTGGCTCGGTCTGCGTTGA